A window of the Vibrio ostreae genome harbors these coding sequences:
- the arcB gene encoding aerobic respiration two-component sensor histidine kinase ArcB yields the protein MKPMKNLAQYYVDLLVKLGILRFSILLALALVALAVVVQVGITLALNGYVDDIDIVRSVFFGLLITPWAVYFLSVVVDQLEESRQRLSKLVSKLKDMRSRDQELNQKLQMNIVKLNQEIEERIKAEEAREMAMADLENEVFQREKTQMELAERTALLRSFIDASPDLIYYRNAKGEFSGCNRAMEELTGKRESDLVGLTPWDVYRKEIAQSIVETDQEVFQNNRSLTYEQWLEYPDGRKNYFELRKVPFYSKEGRHLGLVGFGRDITERKRHEESLEKASRDKTTFISTISHELRTPLNGIVGLSRMLLDTPLDPDQRKHMQTINVSAVTLGNIFNDIIDMDKFDRRKLELFPAPLSFEEFVVELESLSALMAEQKGLRFDLERLTDLPALVEVDATRLRQVLWNLISNAMKFTKEGGVVMTVSADIEDGQAYIVMDIEDTGIGIPEAELDKIFAMYYQVKSGKDNLHAVGTGIGLAVSRQLINLMGGDITVSSEEGFGSTFTVSICVPLAQESEPQQGPLEHKSLNIFMVEDIELNITVARSLLESLGHTVSVAMTGEEAKQKFDPAAFDLAFLDIQLPDMTGFDVAQYYRATYPQLPPLVALTANVLKDKAEYQRKGMDEAISKPLSVKAVQEVINKLVYQHTEVPQETNMPAEAPQDGHDELYNRLLDLSMLESYVEIVGPQPVLDSIEMFEQMMPDYIEILDSNMVAKDQDGIVSEAHKIKGAAGSIGLKHIQSVAQKAQSPDAPAWWENIEDWVDEIKNEYLNDIEVLKQWLAQRR from the coding sequence ATGAAACCGATGAAGAATCTCGCTCAGTATTACGTTGACCTGTTGGTGAAACTGGGCATTTTACGTTTTTCTATTTTGCTGGCGCTGGCCCTGGTTGCGCTGGCGGTGGTGGTTCAGGTCGGGATCACCCTGGCTCTGAATGGCTATGTCGACGATATCGATATTGTACGCTCGGTGTTTTTCGGCCTGCTGATCACACCGTGGGCGGTCTATTTCCTTTCCGTGGTGGTCGATCAACTGGAAGAGTCGCGCCAGCGCTTATCTAAACTGGTGTCGAAGCTGAAAGACATGCGCTCCCGTGACCAGGAGCTCAATCAGAAGCTGCAGATGAACATCGTCAAGCTCAATCAGGAGATCGAAGAGCGCATCAAAGCGGAAGAAGCGCGCGAGATGGCGATGGCTGACCTGGAAAATGAGGTATTTCAGCGTGAGAAAACTCAGATGGAACTGGCTGAGCGTACTGCGCTGCTGCGCTCGTTTATCGATGCGTCACCGGATTTGATTTACTACCGTAACGCCAAAGGCGAATTCTCGGGCTGTAACCGGGCGATGGAAGAGCTGACCGGCAAACGCGAAAGCGATCTGGTCGGTCTGACGCCGTGGGATGTGTACCGCAAAGAGATCGCTCAGTCGATTGTCGAAACCGACCAGGAAGTGTTCCAGAATAACCGCTCGCTCACCTATGAGCAGTGGCTGGAATATCCGGACGGCCGCAAAAATTACTTCGAGCTGCGTAAAGTGCCGTTTTACAGCAAAGAGGGCCGCCACCTCGGGCTGGTTGGTTTCGGACGCGACATCACCGAACGCAAACGCCATGAAGAGTCGCTGGAAAAAGCCAGCCGTGACAAAACCACCTTTATTTCCACCATCAGTCATGAGCTGCGCACCCCGCTGAACGGTATTGTCGGCCTGAGCCGCATGCTGCTCGATACACCGCTCGATCCGGACCAGCGTAAGCATATGCAGACCATTAACGTCAGCGCGGTGACTCTGGGCAATATCTTTAACGATATCATCGATATGGATAAGTTCGACCGGCGTAAACTGGAGCTGTTCCCGGCACCGCTCAGCTTTGAGGAGTTCGTGGTTGAGCTGGAAAGCCTGTCGGCTCTGATGGCGGAGCAGAAAGGGCTGCGTTTCGATCTGGAACGTCTCACCGATCTGCCGGCGCTGGTTGAAGTGGATGCGACCCGTCTGCGTCAGGTGCTGTGGAACCTGATCAGCAATGCGATGAAATTTACCAAAGAGGGCGGGGTAGTGATGACCGTCAGCGCCGATATTGAAGATGGTCAGGCTTACATCGTGATGGACATTGAAGATACCGGCATCGGCATTCCGGAAGCAGAACTGGATAAGATTTTTGCCATGTATTATCAGGTTAAGTCCGGCAAAGACAACCTGCATGCCGTCGGCACCGGTATCGGCCTGGCAGTCTCACGTCAGCTGATTAACCTGATGGGCGGTGATATCACGGTCAGCAGCGAAGAGGGCTTTGGCAGCACCTTTACCGTCAGCATCTGTGTACCGCTGGCCCAAGAGAGCGAGCCGCAGCAGGGCCCGCTTGAGCATAAGAGCCTGAATATCTTTATGGTCGAAGACATTGAGCTCAACATTACCGTAGCACGTTCGCTGCTGGAAAGCCTAGGTCATACCGTGTCAGTGGCCATGACCGGTGAAGAGGCCAAACAGAAATTCGATCCTGCAGCCTTTGATCTCGCCTTCCTTGATATCCAGCTGCCGGACATGACTGGCTTTGACGTCGCCCAGTATTATCGCGCGACGTACCCTCAGCTGCCGCCGCTGGTGGCCCTGACCGCCAACGTGCTGAAAGACAAAGCTGAGTATCAGCGCAAAGGTATGGATGAAGCGATTAGTAAGCCATTGTCGGTGAAGGCGGTGCAGGAAGTGATCAATAAACTGGTTTATCAGCATACCGAAGTCCCCCAGGAGACTAATATGCCGGCAGAAGCGCCGCAGGATGGTCATGATGAGCTGTATAACCGCCTGCTCGATCTGAGTATGCTGGAGTCCTATGTTGAGATTGTGGGCCCGCAGCCGGTGCTCGACAGCATTGAGATGTTTGAGCAGATGATGCCGGACTACATCGAGATCCTCGACTCCAATATGGTAGCGAAAGATCAGGATGGTATCGTTTCGGAAGCGCACAAGATCAAAGGGGCGGCAGGGTCAATTGGTCTGAAACACATTCAGAGTGTGGCGCAGAAAGCGCAGTCGCCGGATGCGCCGGCCTGGTGGGAGAATATTGAAGACTGGGTCGATGAAATTAAAAACGAGTACCTGAACGACATTGAGGTATTAAAACAGTGGTTAGCGCAAAGGAGATAA